A stretch of the Planktothricoides raciborskii GIHE-MW2 genome encodes the following:
- a CDS encoding RiPP maturation radical SAM C-methyltransferase, with product MLDVCFILMPYAAIERPSIAIGLLKSSLKQKGIKSKVVYANIKFAEKIGLNWYESIDYRLPSDLLGEWTFSEAAFPDFNPNPEDYFKCINLDKSKQNILWKIRDSATKFIDNLAQQIVNMQPKIVSCSSTFQQHCSSLAILRRIRELNPNITTIMGGANCESEMGLTTHQMFSWIDYVISGEGDNIFPELCQLILTGGISSNSNTLPYGVLAPLHRDKAHFVLQPPRATVDYLDNIPIPDYDDYFDALNKSSLKGIVDPGLLIETSRGCWWGQKSHCTFCGLNGDGMTYRSKSINRVVEEFFELSRRYGIYKFSVVDNILSMQHLEELLPILAEQKEKYQLFYETKSNLTRRQVKKLVQAGVIWIQPGIEALDDSVLKLMKKGTTTAINVQLLKWCREYGLRVAWNMLCRLPGELDQWYLEMAKWLPLIIHLQPPSGLSRVQYHRFSPYCEHPDEFGLNLSPSPNYNYVYPLSLKDIKNICYYFDDNSESDIDDLSLLKTEKRSGLKKVQKFVSQWNQVFQSDSPPSLLMSIQDEELKILDTRPCALYRSLTLTDLHQKIYLICDRALTLKEILRELSKQYNLYCSLDEVQLILNELQKLNIIIKISNRFLSLAISENMSCLCSFEENPSGYTYIGNDDEYAVFGIQERLG from the coding sequence ATGCTAGATGTTTGCTTTATTCTGATGCCTTATGCTGCTATTGAGCGTCCTTCTATTGCAATTGGCTTGTTGAAATCCTCTTTAAAGCAGAAAGGCATAAAATCAAAAGTAGTCTATGCAAATATTAAATTTGCCGAAAAAATTGGTCTCAACTGGTATGAGTCAATAGACTATAGATTGCCTAGTGATTTACTTGGAGAATGGACTTTTTCAGAGGCAGCATTTCCTGATTTTAATCCTAATCCAGAGGATTACTTCAAGTGTATCAATCTTGACAAATCAAAGCAAAATATATTATGGAAAATTCGTGATTCAGCCACAAAATTTATTGACAATTTAGCTCAACAAATTGTCAATATGCAACCTAAGATAGTTAGTTGTAGTTCGACATTTCAGCAACATTGCTCATCTCTAGCTATACTGAGGCGAATTCGAGAGTTAAATCCTAATATTACAACAATAATGGGAGGGGCGAATTGTGAAAGTGAGATGGGACTAACTACTCACCAGATGTTTTCTTGGATAGATTATGTTATTTCAGGAGAGGGAGACAATATTTTTCCCGAATTGTGCCAACTGATTCTAACCGGAGGTATTAGCAGTAATTCTAATACACTGCCCTATGGTGTTCTCGCTCCATTGCATCGCGATAAAGCTCATTTTGTTCTACAGCCTCCTAGAGCAACTGTGGATTATTTAGACAATATACCAATTCCAGATTATGATGACTATTTCGATGCTCTTAATAAATCCTCTCTTAAGGGAATAGTGGATCCAGGGTTACTCATAGAGACCTCGCGTGGTTGTTGGTGGGGACAAAAGAGCCACTGTACATTCTGTGGGTTAAACGGTGATGGAATGACTTATCGTTCTAAGTCTATAAACCGTGTTGTTGAGGAGTTTTTTGAATTATCCAGACGTTATGGGATTTATAAATTCTCTGTTGTTGATAACATTTTATCAATGCAGCATTTAGAAGAGCTTCTACCAATTCTGGCAGAACAGAAGGAAAAATATCAGCTATTTTATGAAACTAAATCAAATTTGACTCGAAGACAGGTAAAAAAGTTAGTGCAAGCAGGAGTGATTTGGATTCAACCAGGTATTGAAGCATTAGATGATTCCGTTTTAAAATTGATGAAAAAAGGAACCACTACCGCTATCAATGTTCAATTGCTTAAGTGGTGTCGTGAGTATGGATTACGAGTTGCTTGGAATATGTTATGTCGTTTGCCTGGGGAATTAGATCAATGGTATTTAGAAATGGCAAAATGGTTACCTTTAATTATCCATTTACAACCACCGTCCGGGTTATCTAGAGTTCAATATCATAGATTTAGTCCCTACTGTGAGCATCCTGATGAGTTTGGACTTAATCTCAGTCCATCTCCAAACTACAACTATGTTTATCCTTTATCGCTAAAAGATATAAAAAATATATGTTATTACTTTGACGATAATAGTGAATCGGATATTGATGATTTGTCTTTATTGAAAACAGAAAAACGGTCAGGTCTGAAAAAAGTACAAAAGTTTGTATCTCAATGGAATCAAGTATTTCAATCAGATTCACCTCCTTCATTGCTTATGAGTATTCAAGACGAAGAATTAAAAATATTAGATACAAGACCTTGTGCTTTATATCGTTCACTAACCCTTACGGACTTACATCAAAAAATATATCTTATTTGCGATCGTGCCTTAACCTTAAAAGAAATTCTTAGAGAACTATCTAAGCAATATAACTTATATTGTTCACTAGATGAAGTTCAATTGATACTTAATGAGTTGCAAAAGTTAAATATTATCATAAAAATTAGTAATCGTTTTTTAAGTTTAGCTATTTCTGAAAATATGTCGTGTCTTTGCTCATTTGAGGAGAATCCAAGTGGATATACTTATATTGGTAATGACGATGAATATGCCGTATTTGGTATTCAGGAGAGACTGGGATGA
- a CDS encoding type II toxin-antitoxin system VapC family toxin produces MRYLLDTDHLSILQRQSGADYHNLVARMAQYDLDNFAISIITIQEQMLGCHAYINRARYPNELVKGYELMGRLVADFQRLPILSFDAIAAQTLEQLNSQRIQLAQMDARIAAIALSRQMILLTRNHRDFSKVAGLAIEDWTI; encoded by the coding sequence ATGAGATATTTATTAGATACAGATCATCTGAGTATTCTGCAACGTCAATCTGGGGCAGATTATCACAATCTTGTGGCACGAATGGCTCAATATGACCTGGATAATTTTGCTATTTCAATTATCACAATTCAGGAACAAATGCTGGGCTGTCATGCCTATATTAACCGCGCTCGTTATCCCAATGAATTGGTTAAAGGTTATGAACTCATGGGACGGCTAGTAGCTGACTTTCAACGATTACCCATTCTCTCTTTTGATGCGATCGCCGCCCAAACCTTAGAGCAGTTAAACTCACAACGGATTCAACTGGCTCAGATGGATGCGCGAATTGCCGCGATCGCGCTTTCTCGGCAAATGATTTTATTAACTCGTAATCATCGAGACTTTAGCAAAGTGGCAGGATTAGCAATAGAGGATTGGACAATTTGA